The genomic region tgaagtatgaccagccttcctgggcacctttgctcttcaaaactgcctcccaagggacactctcaaccatgctcctaaacaggctaaagtctgcccttcggaaatccaaggtggcagttctgctggctccccgccttgcctcaccaagaattgaaaattctaccatttcatggtcactgtgcccaagacgacctccaacctttacatcccccacaagaccttctctgttaacaaacagtaggtccagtagggcacttcccctagttggttccttcaccagctgtgttaggaagttgtcttccacacactccaggaacctccgggactgttccctctctgctgtgttatatttccagcagacgtctgggaagttgaagtcccccacaagaacaaagactcgatgatctcaaaggtcctttccaaccatgaagattctatgattctatgacaccaagctgagtggtgcggttgacaggccagagggatgggatgttgtccagagggacctagatgagctagagaggtaggcccgagcaaacctcatgaagttcaacaaggccaagtacaaggtcctgcacttgggtcgggacaaccctcgttatcaatacaggctgggggatgatgtgatagagagcagccctggtgagaaggacttggggctagCTTGTCAGGCTAgaaagtggtttttttaaaagcaaataaaaaaaacgcCCCCCACTATCACAAGATGTTTCTGTCTAATGGCTTCATTCTCTCTTTGCTAAATACAAATTATGTCTCTCACATGCTGGAGGTGAATGCCAATTGCTTTCAGGAATAAAATGTTTGAAGTTCCTTtaaggtgaaggcagcagtacGGTCCCTGCAGCTGCTTTCAGCTTCCAAAAACCTGCTGTTATCACCTGGCCTCAAGTCCCAGGTCCCCAGCTGGGAGAGAGccaggggggaaggggggtgacGGGACATGCCGGCAGCTACATTTAGACATGGCTCAGCCCTCCTGGCTCGGCGGGGGggtggatgggatggggatgcggTCCTTGCCTGACGTTAGCAGTGGCGTGGTCTGTATAATAATGTGGTGCCCTGGCTCAggctctccctctccccatcagCCTCAGAGATGAGTCTCCCCATCCCCATTGTGGGGCTCAGGGAAGTAAAACCGGAGCCAGGGCACATCCTGGCACCAGGGCGCTGACCTCTGGCAGAAAGTGTGGACTTGAGCTGGCTCTGGTGCTGTTGGCTGGTGGGACGCTGGGAGCGGCAGCTCTGCAATAAGTGCGTGTCAGTCCGATCCCCAGCTGCCCGAGTGTGATATTCACCTTACAAAGAgctgtatttctgctttcaggAATAAGTATTCGGCTCCCAGCAGCATCGTCATCATGGGGAAGGACTATTACAAGATTTTGGGCATCCAGTCTGGTGCCAATGAGGATGAAATCAAGAAAGCCTACCGGAAAATGGCCCTGAAGTATCACCCCAATAAGAATAGAGACCCCAATGCCGAGGAGAAGTTCAAGGAGATTGCGGAGGCTTACGACGTCCTGAGTGACCCCAAGAAACAAGCTGTTTATGATGAGTATGGTGAGGAAGGTAAGGGGACAAGCACTGCTACTCGAAGGCAGGGGTGCTTAGTCCAAATAGGTTTTTATAGGTGAGGGAGTTTTTTCACACCCTCAGTGCACCTGGAGTTGTCCTGGTGATCCATGCCTTCCTCCGAAATAGGGCTGATAGCCGCAGAATCAGGGAGAGCAAAAGCTCTGCTGATGCCAGAAATCACCTCTCAACCTGCTCCTCCCTGGGCTGCTTGATTTTTCCACCCTGCTGGCCGGGCTCTCCCTACCCTCTGCCCCAAAGCCCAGCAGCTGTCTGAGACGATGGAAGTGGAAGGAGCTCACCTCCTGGGTCATACCTGGGGTAATTTGTTAGCAACCTTTTAATTAACCTAAATTTCCCAGTGGGGAAGTATTGCTTTTGCCTGCATTTCCCCCTGCATTTGGGCACTGGTCCCACTGTCCTCCCCAATACAGGCTGATCTACAGGATTCAAAGCTTTTCTCAATTTAAGTAAAAGGTCTTTTTTTGaagcaaagcagctgctgttGTCTGGGGGTTGGCACAGAGGAGGAGAGCCATTCCACCGCAGGTGGCCTTATTAGTCAAAGATGGAAGAGCACAACCCCATTCGAGGAGAGTGCCAAATAGCATCTACATTAATCAGCCCAGGGCTTGAGTGCTTAAAAGAGCAGGAGGTCTGGCAGGAACAGGCTGCTGGGTGGAAGATGCAGCCTGTCTTGTGGGGCTAGTGGGCAGGTGCATCCCTTAACAAGCCACCAGCAGAATTAACTAGTGGTGGGTTAATTCTCGACCCATTAGTTATGCCAGGGCTATGATGGATGCACCCAAGCCACGTGATTTGCTGTGGTGTAAAATGAGAAGAGGTTGTCTCAAGTGGGAAACCAGCCTTCCCCTGGAGGTGCCACTGAAATTGGACCCTGCTTGGACTGGCATCATGGGATTAAAGGTGAAACCTCCTGGCTGTACAGTCTGTTAGGGACAGAGGCTCTTCAGTTCTTGGTGAAATCCCCATTGCCAAAGACAGCTAAAATAAGAGCGAGttaaggagggagggaagagcagccccctcctcacagtgggatggggagtaccagcaaaacaaaaccccgtCGGCGTTTTGGGGAACCGGCCCTGATCACACACAGAAAGCCAGGGCAGAAATGGGATGAAAAACGTGAAAAGGTTTTGTGGCTGGAGAGAGGGGGACTGAGATGCCGCTGAGATGGCTAGACCTGTCGCAGTACAGGGACTGCCATTCACCTCCCAGGCAGTGACTTCCAGACCAGTCATGGtccatggccccacacacctttcATTTCCcatcagatgccttttttttggaGCAGTATGGCCTGGGGATCGGCATTTCGAGGGGCTTCTGAGTCCCACATGCTGGGGTGGGCAAGGTGAAGTGAaaggtccccccaccccaggataGAAACTTCATTGATCAGAAAAGATCCCCAAACTTGCCCGCTCTGTGCTTGTCCCACTCCTATCTCCTGCTGCAGGGGGCTGGCACGAGGGACAGCCCATCAGAAATAGCCCTTCATTGTCACCGGTGTACCCTGAAAATAGTCCTTGAGCTAGGCTTGGCTTAACCCTTCCCGGGCCCTCCTGGTCAAAAATAGCCTTGCAGAGCACGTGTGACCTCTTTGGAGGCCACTTGTTGTATGCCTTGGCTGCTTGGGACTTTGGGGGTAAAGTTGCAGTGACGTAAGGCCCTGCCCAAGGTCTGGCAGGGGAGTTTCCCACAGGAATGGTTGCCAAAAGATCCAAACCTTGAACTTACCTGACATTTTATACAGTCTGTAAACAGAGAGCTGTATCCCTCCTGCTGTGTGCGAACCTGGAGGTCTGCTGACCTCCACCTGCTCTGCCACCAAGAGTCATGGTCGTTCACTGAGCTCAAAGCCTTTTCTCACATGCTGGACGTGATGCTCCTGGACTGCAGCCATTGGTGCAGCCCAAAAGACAGAGCTATTTGGGCAGAAGGGAGCCTGCCCGTGGGGAAAAATGGAGATGGGCCGGTcaggaaatgttttaaatgaaaaggcCATGAATCGGGTGGAGAGAACCAAGCAAGTGCTCAGTCAGGGTAGTGGGGACAAATCCTGAACAGCTTTTGAGCTTGCTGGGTGTAGGAGCAGGACTGCGTGTTGTGGGTTGGGGTGGTGCCTTCCTGGCCCATGGTCTCCACaggtggctgggctggagggggtgacctgcacccccaggagctgctggaagggCTGCCTGGAGCCAGCAGAGACCATGCTCCCATGTGGAAAGTATGGTCCCAGCACAGCGTCCGCCCGCAAGGAGCGTTAATGTCATGTCTTCCCCCTTCTCTTCCAGGTCTCAAAACTGGAGGTGGCTCTTCAGGTAGCTCAGGGAACACTTTCCACTACACCTTCCATGGAGACCCCCATGCCGCCTTTGCATCCTTCTTTGGAGGCTCCAACCCTTTTGATATCTTCTTTGCTAGCAGCTGCTCACGGGTGTTCAATGGTTTTGACCAGGAAGATATGGATATTGATTATGATGATGACCCTTTCAGTGCCTTCGGTCGGTTTGGCTTCAACAGCATTAACGGGGTTCACCGGCGGCACCAGGAGTTCCTGTACACACAGAGAAAGGTCCAGGACCCACCTGTcatccatgagctcaaggtgtcCCTGGAAGAGATCTACCATGGTTCCACCAAGAGGATGAAGATAACCCGCAGAAGGCTCAATGCTGATGGCCGGACCATGCGGACTGAGGACAAGATCCTAAACATTGTCATCAAACGGGGTTGGAAGGAGGGAACCAAAATCACATTCCCCAAAGAAGGGGACGCCACCCCAGACAACATCCCTGCTGACATCATCTTCATCCTCAAGGACAAGCCTCACTCGCACTTCAAGAGGGATGGGACGAACATGATCTACACTGCAAACATCAGTCTTAAAGAGGTGGGTATCAGTGGGAAATTCAGTGGGATGGGAGGTGGTGCTGGGTCACGGCACATGTCAGCCAAGGAGTCAGTCCCTGTCCTGGGCTGATGAGGAAGGACCAGGTAGGTTGTGAGAGACATGAGCAGAGAcctctgcagagaggagctgcagagACCAGCTCATGCTTGGTTTTGGAGATGCTCAACCTCTGTGCCAGGTGTAGGACATGAGTGCTGCAGTCTCTTCTGAACATGCTTTGCTTCTTGAGCCAATACAGGTGGTATTTACccattttctcccttccccataTGTcttgtccttctttttttttagtgtattcACATTTGGAAGAGAGCCCAGATCCTCTGTAGGAACAAGAGAAAACCCAAGTTTGCTGGCATGAGTTTGGTCCCTGCTTGTTCTCATAGATGAGCCTGCTATGGCTTAGGTACTGTCCAGGATAGCGCTGGGTACCTCTCCCCACGGACAGAGAGCAGAGTCATGCAGAGAAAGGTGGTACCTCGCCCTTGCTGAGCAATGCTTTAGCCAAAACCAGCTGTTTTCTTTGGTTCTGGCTTCCCTAGATAAAGAACCAAATAAACGAAATATTCAGGTAGTGAGCAAAACCCAACATGTACAGGCTGTCAGTCCTGGAGGTCACAGCAGAGCTGGATGCATCAGAGCCAGCAAGCTGCGTgaaggtgggagaggaaggagagattgcccaatgtcctggtttgaggtaaaacagaaccaactttctgttcagtaattttacttcttagctaggcctcttctgactctctgaaattaacagtacaAGATGTGCCATTCACCGCCGCTGCTGTATAACTACCTTTTAATAAATCCCAGCTGGCAGCTGCATTTAACATTGACTTTTTGGCAGCTGCCATTTGCTGTTCCTTTCAGACTGTAGACACTGTCTGTCTTCTTaatgagctgattttttttttctgaagacagattTATGTTCTCAAATGCATTTAATAGAAATAAACTCAATGGGTCAGGCCTGGGGGTAGGGAAACATGAGCTCGTTAGCGTGTCAGCAAGTCGGGAGAGCTTTGTGATGGCTCTGCATCCCAGCTGGGGCTGTGACCGGGTATACTGGGAGCAAGGGGCAGCCACGTGGGTCAGGCAGATCTGGGTGCTCCTGGAGCAAAAGCATATCAAGTTAACCTGCAGACTTAGGAGTTGAATTTCCTTCACGGTGTAAAGTGCAGAGGTTTATTCCTGTGGTAGCTGGATCCCCTGGCCATTCCAGAAATACTCAGGAGAGGTTGCCTTATTTATAGAGTCATACATGCCATATCTCAGATATTTCCTTCTGTGCATTCCCACATCTGTAAAATTAACCCCAAGCTGGCTGTCCTGATGTCCAGACCACGTTAGCCCAGGTTCACACACTGCTCAGGCCGGAGGGACTCTCTCCCAGAGTTGTCCTTTGAGCAGCAAGTGGAGAAACCTGCTCTGGCCCCGCATGCTATTGCACCAGAagtgctggtgctgggcccaTGGAAGCACCGGCTCTGCTGTGCTGAGCGACTCCCCAGCTGCCTCACACACACAGGGCACCTGTGATCTCCATCCAGCTGCCCGTGAGCAAGGCATGCATGCTGGCGTTTGGTTTGCACAATGCAGTCACAAAGAGAAAATGATGGAAATTGCTGGTCCAGGTaaattccttctctctttgaGCTGGACTGTCTGGTCTCTGTCCTCCCCCTCCACAAACCCAACGTGCTGGGTGtcctcagggagctgctggcctggctgccatcagcagcctgctgcttgccagagcagggtgatACTTTGCTGCTTTTATCTTCCATGAGAAGAAGTAGCTTAAGTGCTCTGGAGCACAAGCAGATGCTGGGAGCTCCCCGACTCCATATGCCACCATCTCTGTATGTGACAGAGTGCCTCATAGTACAACCTCTTCATTACCTGAGCCTATGGCTGTAGCCTTGGGTGCTCTCCTTGCACCCTTCCTCCTTGCAAGTCTGCCTTTTTTTAGCCTGAGCTTTAGTCTTTTCTGCTGCCACAAGAGCAATACAGCACGGTGttggcaggcagagctggcaggtggTGGGTGCTGTGACCTGACTTGTGACCATGCTGGAGACCCCTTGCCAGCACCCTGGCTGCCATGGGGAGCAACACACCTGGTGCTCAGGCTGGGGGCAGTCAggagagcatcctcctcctcctccatcccacagACCCCTCCGCAGAGCAACCCGGGGAGGCAACACCCTCCCAGCACTCACATCCTGGCCCTGCTGGGTGCCATGTCCACCCAGACAGGGGTGGCATGGGGTGGTTGCTGCCTTGGTGAGCGCcgctgcctggctgctgcagaagcCAGAGGTGTAAGAGGGCTGCCTGCCTAATGCCTGCCCTCAGCAGCCACCTGCTTTGCATCATTTACCTGGAGTCACCTTCCTCGAAGCATCTATGTATCAACGCCCGGCTGAGATGCAACCGGTGGTGacattccccgccccccccccccggctttgctGCGAGCAGAGGAGGACCTGCCACTGTCCTAGATAAAGCTTAgctttcacagtgcagtgcagagTTCATCTATCAAATCCATTATGATTTAATACCTAGGGATAAACTGAGCCTCTTTCTAGGATGCAGGGTAGCTCCCATGGTTACTGGTGTTACTTCAGCAACCAGTTTCCCAAATGCTGGGAAAGTTGGGCAAGAAGAATGAAACACAAGAACATATGGCGGAAGAGCCATCACCTCTGGTTCTTGTGTCTTGGCTTTAGGAAGGAAACATTAAGATCCTGTCTGCCTTCACTGTTATTGCCTGCTCCTGCTTGCATCCCTCCGCTTGCCTTGTCCACATGTGCCCATAGGGAGTTCCTGCTCTCTTTCTCATTTTATGGCTGGAGATGTCCTTTTCCTGACACACGTGGACTCATGCAGCCCTCCATGGTGCATGATGATGGGCACCAACAAGCAGGAGGGTTCCAACATCCTTGGGTGAGCATGGGGCAGAAATGTATTGACATGGGGAGATCATCCTTCACTTccccctcaacctgctggagATCCAGCCAAGCGCTCATTGCTCGCATGGAGCTGGCAATGGGCATCCTCCTGCAGCCAGAAAAGCTCTTCCTGGGAGGAAGCTCCTCCCTGTGCAGAGGAGCTGTGCAAGGAGATGGCCTCAGCTCTCCTGTTCTCCGCTCACTGGAGCCCAAGAGCTGGCTCTGGCACAGGTTCCACTGTGATGGCTCAGCTGCAGAAGCTGCAACCGTTGGCACTGAGCCAGTGGCCAGCATGAGAAAAAGAGATGTTTCTCCTGCTCTGACACCAGAATCTTttcctgggaagggggatccagAACATCCTCCCATCTACCCTGCTTGGAGGGGTGAGTGCTTTGCATGCTGGGCAGGAACAAGCCTGTGCCAGCCCTCTGCTTGGGATGCTCGAGACTATACCCCTGcaaacccccaccccacccccccctcctccccccagaaGCATTGTTCTCCCTTGCCGAAAGCCTGGAGATGATCCTGCCCACATGTACACCAGAGCTGTCTGAGTTATTTAAGGATACAAGGGTTTTCTTGCTGCATTCCCACGTCACGTGACTCACTAATGCAGGCTGGCTTGTGGCTGCCGTGGCACCCACCACCCCGGCTGCTGATGGGGGCTGGGGTACAACGGGGTGGCACCCATGAAACCGGCTCTTGGCTTTGCAACAGGGACTGGCGATGGGGACCAGCCCCTCTGGGGCCTCAGCTTCCAGGAAAGCTTATGGCCACACCATTGTCCCACGCCGGCATAACCTTTTGGGGGCTGTTGGTTGAGGGGAGTGGGACATGGGCTGTGCTATAGATAACCCCCAGCaccgggcagagctgctgggctccGGAGGGTGACAGCTGATGAACCACGGTGGCATCCGATGATCTCAGCTGGATTTTCAGCTGCCTGAAGTTGGGCAGcgaggctggggaagggaaagggctaAATTTAGCCTGTCTTGTTGCTGAGAGTGGCCAGGCGCTTGCTGGTGGTGCCTCCCGGGGAGCCCAGGAGATGGGGGGGGTGTCCTTCCCCCCATGAGGCTGGGGCACCCCACTCCTGGGGCACCCTTCTCCTGCATAGCTCCTGCAGCCCAGTTTGGCTGGCACCAGTACAGACCTGGGCTTGCACTGGTGAGCATGAACTGCACTGATCATGGGCATCATTCAAACAGAGCCAGGCAGTTTAACCCTGGGAGTAGCCGGTGGGGGGATGGGGTGCAGCGGTGCAGCTGGCGGGGATGATTTTGGGTGGCAGCCCCATCTGACAGTGtgtccccctcttctccccacaggCCTTATGCAGCTGCACTGTGAACATTCCCACCGTTGAAGGGCGGGTGATCCCACTGCCCTGCAATGACATCATCAAGCCAGGGACAGTGAAGAGACTGCATGGGGAGAGGCTGCCCTTCCCCAAGGCCCCCAGCCAGCGAGGAGACTTGATTGTGGAGTTCAAAATCCACTTCCCGGACAGAATAGTTCCCCAGATGAGACAGATCCTCAAGCAGCACCTCCCGTGCTCCTAGAGTCCAGGGACTCTCCTCCAGGCAGCAATACTCCAAACACGCATGCCGCAGCATCTGGCCTGCATGGAGCAGAGGTGCTAGAGCACTTTCAAATGCAAatacccccccacacaccactTTCCTTTCCCAAAATTCCCATCCAACCCAtgccacccccccccatccctcttgGCCCATTTTCTACTCTGGCAGTGGGGAGGCTTCTGCCCTGCCCATTACAGCTCTCCTGGCTGCCAAACTTTTTAATTTTCCCCAGAGGTCCAGCTTTTCCACCTTGCACAAGCAAGCGGCATAGGCCCTTTGCCCAGGGAGGTGCATCATGTTCTGGGTTTTTATGTCACCTGCTTTTCAGGCCACTTTTCCCACAAGAGGCTGGACTTGTTGGGGTTTGGCACAGTGTAAATAGGATTCTGCAGGACTTCATATCCCCACTGTtagctttctcttcccctctttgaTACTTACTGCTGTTCAGGGTCCCAGCTGTACTGCAGTGCAGAGGAGACTGTCCCACACACGTAGGGCAGAGAGATTGCTCCTGCCCATGGTGGCCCCCTGGAGCCTGTTTCTAATCTGTGACCAGGGTACCGAGTCCAACCACAGTCCGCTCTCCTGTGCCAAGCCTA from Larus michahellis chromosome W, bLarMic1.1, whole genome shotgun sequence harbors:
- the LOC141735558 gene encoding dnaJ homolog subfamily B member 5-like isoform X1, which translates into the protein MGKDYYKILGIQSGANEDEIKKAYRKMALKYHPNKNRDPNAEEKFKEIAEAYDVLSDPKKQAVYDEYGEEGLKTGGGSSGSSGNTFHYTFHGDPHAAFASFFGGSNPFDIFFASSCSRVFNGFDQEDMDIDYDDDPFSAFGRFGFNSINGVHRRHQEFLYTQRKVQDPPVIHELKVSLEEIYHGSTKRMKITRRRLNADGRTMRTEDKILNIVIKRGWKEGTKITFPKEGDATPDNIPADIIFILKDKPHSHFKRDGTNMIYTANISLKEALCSCTVNIPTVEGRVIPLPCNDIIKPGTVKRLHGERLPFPKAPSQRGDLIVEFKIHFPDRIVPQMRQILKQHLPCS
- the LOC141735558 gene encoding dnaJ homolog subfamily B member 5-like isoform X2; its protein translation is MGKDYYKILGIQSGANEDEIKKAYRKMALKYHPNKNRDPNAEEKFKEIAEAYDVLSDPKKQAVYDEYGEEGLKTGGGSSGSSGNTFHYTFHGDPHAAFASFFGGSNPFDIFFASSCSRVFNGFDQEDMDIDYDDDPFSAFGRFGFNSINGVHRRHQEFLYTQRKVQDPPVIHELKVSLEEIYHGSTKRMKITRRRLNADGRTMRTEDKILNIVIKRGWKEGTKITFPKEGDATPDNIPADIIFILKDKPHSHFKRDGTNMIYTANISLKECIHIWKRAQILCRNKRKPKFAGMSLVPACSHR